GATGCTTCTGGTAGCCATTTTCGGATTGCGTCCCACCATGGACCCTCTTCACCCGTCACTATCACGCTCTTGTCACCGCCGGGCAGGGTCACCCAGAAATGCAATGAATGGACTGTATCTTCAAAAGATATTTCCAATGCCCCAATTCGCACCCGGTTTTGGGGTTCCCAGAATTCCAAATGAGTCCAGTTGTGATCATCTCTGCCACTCCATCCAATTTCCCGCAGTTGCTCGTCAATACTTTTGCTAAAATCCTGCGTCCAGTTCGAACGGTTTCCCATCGCGCGCTTCACGTCTTTCAGAACGCGCGTCAATCTCCTGAGCTCTGCCACGGTCAGCATCGTTATCTCCCCGAGAGCCCCTACTCCCGTGCGAGCGTGACGAGCGTGTCGGCGCCGAACGCCTCCGTCGCCACCCGTCTCCACCGCGGCGCGTCGGCGATGGGCGGGCTCTCCAGCGCGTCGAAGGGGCGGAGCGCGTCCGGCCCCAGGAAGACCGGCGCGTAGAACAGGTACAGCCGGTCCACGAGCCCGGCGCGGAGGAGCGAACCGGCCACTCCGGCCCCGCCCTCCACGAACATGGACCGGACGCCCGCCTGCCGCAACGATTCGAGCGCTCGTTCGGCTCCCGGCGCGGAGATCAGCACCTTCACGCCCGCCGCTTCGAGCGCCCTGGCGGCTTCGGGAGATGCGCCTTCCTCCGCGACCACGAACACCGGCACCTCGCGCGCGGTGCGGACGAGATGCGAGTCCGTCGGCAGCCGCAGCGCGCGGTCGAACACCACGCGCGTCGGGGGGATTCGGGGGACGGCGTCGCCGCGCGCGGTGAGCTGCGGATCGTCGGCCAGCACCGTCCCGATCCCCACCGCCACCGCGTCGAATCCCGCGCGCAGGCGATGGGTCTCGGCGCGCGCCTCGGGCCCGGTGATCCACACCGAGCGCCGCTCGCGGTCCGCGATGGCCGCGTCGAGCGACAGTGCCAGCTTGAGCGCCACGAACGGCCGCCGCTCCCCCGCCGGCGAGTGCGTGTGGAAGAAGATGGCGTTCACGTCGCGCGCGGCCTGCTCCTCCACTCCGCCGGCAACGTCGATCCCCGCCGCGCGCAGCACTTCGGCGCCTCCCTGCGCACGGGGATTGGGATCGTGCGCCGCGAACACCACGCGCCGCACACCGGCGGCGGTGAGGGCGTCGGTGCACGGCGGCGTCTTCCCCCAGTGCGAGCAGGGCTCAAGCGTGACGTACGCGGTGGCGCCGTGGGCCGCATCGCCCGCCGCGCGGAGCGCCTCGACCTCGGCGTGCGGCTGGCCGTATTCGCGGTGCCACCCCTCGCCGACCACGCGTCCGTCGCGGACGACGACGCAGCCAACCATCGGGTTGGGCGCGGCGCGGCCCCACCCGCGCGGCGCCAGCTCCAGCGCGCGGCGCATCCACTGCACGTCGTCGGGATGCACGCCGTCCGTCATCCGCTCTCCGTCTCCATGAACGCGCAGGGGCGAAGGTCACCCCTCGCCCCGCCAACTCACTAAATCTCCACCTCACCCGACACAACCCCTGGCGATGTCATTCTGAGGGAGGCGCCGCGCCGATCTCGCGTCCACACCTCAGGTTGGCGCCGAGCGAAGGATCTGCTCGCCCCCCGCGTAAGCATCCGCCCGTCGAGCCGACATCGGCTTCGCCCGGGCAAGATCCTTCGGACGCGGCGGAATTCCACGCTCACGCGGCTTCGGCGCACCGCGTCCTCAGGATGACATCTCCACGGTGCCGCTTCGTGCCCGTCGACGGATTCGATCGCGCGCGGTTACAGCGACAGCCGCAGCGCCAGGGAGCCGAAGATCGTCCCCTTCCCCGGATCGTACGCCGCGGTGGGGGGAGCGGCTTCGATCGCGTCGCCGCCGCTCATCCAGCCGCCCTCCAGCGTCACCGCGCCGACCGTCAGCGGGAGGGAGACGTTGCCGAAGAGCGACCACCGCCCCTCCTCCGGCTTCGACGAGACGAAACCGCTCCCTTCGGCGTAGGAGAAGCGCGCGTCGCCGCCGGTGAAGCGGTCGTACCCCGCCCCGCCGACCAGGCCAATGCGCGCCACCCGCTTGGCCACCGTGGCGCGCAGGCTCACGTCGCGCACGTCGAACTCCAACTCGCGCGGCGCCGCGCGGTAGCGCACGCCGTCCACCCGCCGGTACATCGCCGAGACGTTCACCGCGGGAGTGCCGAAGGTCTCGCGCAGGATGCCCACGCGCACGCCGCCGCCATAGCCGAGGCTCGTCCCCTCCAACGGCCCCGCGCCGGTGAGCAGCCCCGCGCTCAGCAGCAGGTCGATCGCTCCGAGGCCGGCGACGCCGCCGGGGAGCCCCTGCGTCAGCGACACCGCCGCGTCCACGTTCACCGACGGCACCACGTCCGTCCGCTCGTACGCCGCCGGATCGGGCAAGGTGATGTCAGGGAGCGTCATCCACGCGGCCGTCAGCCGCACGTCCGCGGTCACGCGCGGAAGAAACCCGAGCCGCACGCCGCCCACGCTGGCCGTTCCCGGCAGCGGGTTCCCGCCCGCCACCGCGATCCCCACCTGCGGCACCGCGCTGTGCAGCGCCTGCGCCGTGGCGCCGCAATCGGACCCGCTCACCGCCGGGGCGACGCAGATCTGTGCCTCCGCGGTCCCCGACACCCCGATCGCGGCCGTCACGGCGAGTGAAAGAATCGCGCGCCTCACGCCAGCACCGTCTTTCCCTCGCCGGGGACGATCTCCCCCGCGACCCACGCCGTCTCGCCCGCGCCGCGCAGGTGCGCCACCACCGCGTCCGCGCGCTCGGCGGCGACCACGGCGATCATCCCCACGCCCATGTTGAAGGCGCGGAACATCTCCCGCTCCTCCACCACCCCGTGGCGCTGGAGGACGCGGAAGACGCGCGGCACCGTCCACGACGAGAGGTCGAAGCGCGCGTCCACGCCCTCCGGCAGGATGCGCGGCACGTTGTCGATCAGCCCGCCGCCGGTGATGTGCGCAAGTCCGTGGATCTCCCCCCGCTCGACCAGCGGCCAGAGCGGGCGGAGATACGAGCGGTGCACGCGCAGCAGCACGTCCGCGACGCTGGCGTCCTCCTCGGGGAAGGGATCGTCGACGGAGAGGCCCATCCGGTCGAACACCACCTTGCGCGCCAGCGAGTAGCCGTTGGTGTGCAGACCCGAAGACGCCA
This Longimicrobium sp. DNA region includes the following protein-coding sequences:
- the ribD gene encoding bifunctional diaminohydroxyphosphoribosylaminopyrimidine deaminase/5-amino-6-(5-phosphoribosylamino)uracil reductase RibD; amino-acid sequence: MTDGVHPDDVQWMRRALELAPRGWGRAAPNPMVGCVVVRDGRVVGEGWHREYGQPHAEVEALRAAGDAAHGATAYVTLEPCSHWGKTPPCTDALTAAGVRRVVFAAHDPNPRAQGGAEVLRAAGIDVAGGVEEQAARDVNAIFFHTHSPAGERRPFVALKLALSLDAAIADRERRSVWITGPEARAETHRLRAGFDAVAVGIGTVLADDPQLTARGDAVPRIPPTRVVFDRALRLPTDSHLVRTAREVPVFVVAEEGASPEAARALEAAGVKVLISAPGAERALESLRQAGVRSMFVEGGAGVAGSLLRAGLVDRLYLFYAPVFLGPDALRPFDALESPPIADAPRWRRVATEAFGADTLVTLARE